Genomic DNA from Natrinema saccharevitans:
GAGAACCTCGAAACGCTGGCGGAACACGGGTTCCTCGGGATCAACTTCGACGAAGAGTACGGCGGCGCGGGGATGTCCGAGTTCGAAGCGATGCTCCTCAACGAGCGGTCGGTCGGGTCTGCCCGGACACGGCGTCGTTCCTGAACTCGCTGCATATGGTCGCTCCGCGCGCGATCGATATGTTCGGAACGCCCGAAGCGAAGGCGGCGTATCTCCCGCCGCTGACCGAGGGGAATGACTTCATCGCGATCTGTATCTCCGAACCGGAGGCCGGCTCCGACGTTCACTCGATGAACACGACGATCGAGGAACGCGACGGCGACCTCGTTCTCAACGGCGAGAAGACGTGGGTCTCACGCTTCGACGAGGCGTCGGCGGGGCGTGACGTGGGTGAAGTTCCCCGACGGACTCGGCACCGTCATCGTCGACTTCGACGACCCCGGCGTCGAAGTGAGCAACCACTACACGAACATGGCCGGCCACGAACAGACCCACTACTACATGGAAGACGTCGTGATTCCGCCCGAAAACGTCCTCACCCGCGGCGAAGACGCCTTCAAAGAACAGCTGAAGGCCCTCAACTGGGAGCGACTCGCCGTCGCGTCGATCTCGAACACGTGGGCGCTGGCCGCGCTCGAACACGCGCTCGAGTACGCTCAGGATCGCGAACAGTTCGGGCAGCCGATTGCCGAGTTCCAGGGCCTCGAGTGGAAGTTGTCCGAGATGGTGACACACCTCGAGGCGTCTCGCGCGCTCACGTACCGGGCAGCCGAGGACGCAGTGGCACGGGGCCGCGTGCCCGATCCCCTACAGACCGGCGCGGCCAACCTCTTTTCGGGACAGACCGCCGAGACAGTCATCAGCGAAGCGCTCCAGATCTGCGGGGCGAACGGCTACCAGCAGGGGCACCCGCTCGAGTACCTGTACCGACTCCAGCGCGGCTGGCGGTTCGCCGGCGGGACCGACGAGGTACAGAAGAATACGATCGCCCGGTGGCTCAAACGCGGCGGTGCGCCGTCGCTGCTGAACTGACGGCGACTCGGCCGCGGACGAGGGTAGCCACCGAAAGTCAACGCACAGCCGATCGTATAACGGCTATGCGACCGGTGTGCAAATCGTTTCAGTGGCTACTATAGAACGTATTCATGCGTCGTTCTGTAGCGGCGTATCGAGTGTCGATACGTTCCGCATTTCGGAATTCGCCTTTTCATCGACTCAGCTGGCGTTAAATCCGGCATTTATCGAATCTACGATCGATGACGAGGAGAGTATCGAGGAGTATTTACATCTATATGGTTGTAAAAACTGGGTCGTCTCGCACGCGCTGGGTCTTTGCCCCAGTGTCCAGTTCGGACGAACGGAACGAAGATATTCATGCGTGAATCCACCGCCGTGCGCTAGCAGCCGAACGTAGTGAGAGTATCGGCGAGATAAGGCGGTTTCTATATACGGAACAAAGTATCATACTACGCCCTCCAGTACGGGAAGTGGAGACGAGTTACTGTCGGTAGGCAGTGTAGTTGTATCCGGCGACCTCATGTAGGGACGGAGACGGCACGCTCACCGAGAACTCCCGCGATCACGGCAGAAAACGGGAAACCAACCGACGGTCCTCGATCGCGATCGCAAGCGGTCAGTAGAACGTCTCGTCGTTCTTCGCCTTCTCGACGAGCAGGTCACACGGCAGCGTCTCGGCGAGTTTGTTCGTGTCCCCGTGGCGGCTGGCGACTTCGGTTAGCTTCTCGAGGACGACGTCGGTGCCAACTTCGTCTGCCTTCTCGAGCGGGCCGATCGGCCAATTCCCGCCGAGGCGGGCACCGGTGTCGACGTCCTCGACGCTGGCGACGTCGTTTTCGACCATTTTGGCGGCTTCGTTGATGATCGGTGCCCAGACGAGCAGCGTGTCGAAGCCCTGGCCCGCATCGACGGCGATCTGCGGCTCGTCGCGTTCGTCGTAGTCGTAGTAGCCGGCGTCGGCCTTTCGACCGTATCGCCCCTTGTCGTAGAGCTGATGGAGGATCGGGCAGACCTCCGTGTCGTAGGACATCGGCCGATCGTCCTCGAGGTGGTCCTGTTCGCCCTCGACCCGGAGCTGGATGCCGCCCGTATAGTCGGCGAGTTCGAACGGCCCCATGGGGAATCCCTCCGCGTACTTCATCGCGGAGTCGATCTCCTCGATCGAGTGTTCGCCTCGATAGACCATC
This window encodes:
- a CDS encoding acyl-CoA dehydrogenase family protein encodes the protein MAEHGFLGINFDEEYGGAGMSEFEAMLLNERSVGSARTRRRS
- a CDS encoding acyl-CoA dehydrogenase family protein, which encodes MTWVKFPDGLGTVIVDFDDPGVEVSNHYTNMAGHEQTHYYMEDVVIPPENVLTRGEDAFKEQLKALNWERLAVASISNTWALAALEHALEYAQDREQFGQPIAEFQGLEWKLSEMVTHLEASRALTYRAAEDAVARGRVPDPLQTGAANLFSGQTAETVISEALQICGANGYQQGHPLEYLYRLQRGWRFAGGTDEVQKNTIARWLKRGGAPSLLN